The following are from one region of the Actinoplanes sp. L3-i22 genome:
- a CDS encoding STAS domain-containing protein: MIDITVGETPLSAVVSAEAGRVRVALRGEIDRLTGPALADLLCTTLDDGISLVEVQMADVAFVDLEGVRILVQAHAYGAKRGIPLTLRQPASEVCWLLELNGADHLLPSEEDDAA; encoded by the coding sequence GTGATCGACATAACCGTCGGCGAGACTCCGCTGAGCGCGGTCGTGAGCGCCGAGGCCGGCCGGGTCCGGGTCGCGCTGCGCGGGGAGATCGATCGCCTGACCGGGCCGGCGCTCGCCGATCTACTGTGCACGACGCTGGACGACGGCATCTCGCTCGTCGAGGTGCAGATGGCCGATGTCGCGTTCGTCGACCTCGAGGGCGTTCGCATCCTGGTCCAGGCGCACGCCTACGGCGCCAAGCGCGGCATCCCGCTGACCCTGCGGCAACCGGCTTCGGAGGTCTGCTGGCTGCTGGAGCTCAACGGTGCCGACCACCTGCTGCCGAGCGAGGAAGACGACGCCGCGTAG
- a CDS encoding GAF and ANTAR domain-containing protein yields the protein MTTVSAERLAKVFVEVADTLVDEFDLIEFLQMLANRVAGLTDDATVGILLADPRRRLHFMAASDETTRFLELFQVRAQDGPCVDAFHSGESVVGTDLAAAAASVRWPRFAPQAATAGFRSVRAFPLRLRQEIIGVMGLFGDTVGDLGGGDVQIVQALADVAAISLLQERTIRRAEVLTEQLQGALNSRIVIEQAKGAIAQTHGIDVDAAFQLIRGYARRTNRRLSDVAYTVVTDLASLPELADPGTP from the coding sequence ATGACCACCGTTTCCGCTGAGCGCCTCGCGAAAGTCTTCGTCGAGGTTGCCGACACCCTCGTCGACGAGTTCGACCTGATCGAGTTTCTGCAGATGCTCGCGAACCGGGTCGCCGGGCTGACCGACGACGCCACCGTGGGGATCCTGCTCGCCGACCCGAGGCGGCGCCTGCACTTCATGGCGGCCTCCGACGAGACCACCAGGTTTCTCGAGCTGTTCCAGGTCCGGGCGCAGGACGGGCCGTGCGTCGACGCGTTCCACAGCGGCGAGTCGGTGGTCGGCACCGACCTCGCCGCGGCCGCCGCGTCCGTGCGGTGGCCGCGGTTCGCGCCGCAGGCCGCCACCGCCGGATTCCGGTCGGTGCGGGCGTTCCCGCTGCGGTTGCGGCAGGAGATCATCGGCGTGATGGGCCTGTTCGGCGACACCGTCGGTGACCTCGGCGGCGGCGATGTGCAGATCGTGCAGGCCCTGGCCGACGTCGCCGCGATCAGCCTGCTGCAGGAGCGCACGATTCGCCGCGCCGAGGTGCTGACCGAGCAGTTGCAGGGCGCGCTGAACAGCCGCATCGTCATCGAGCAGGCCAAGGGCGCGATCGCGCAGACCCACGGCATCGACGTCGACGCGGCGTTCCAGCTGATCCGCGGCTATGCGCGGCGCACCAACCGCCGGCTCAGCGACGTCGCGTACACGGTGGTGACCGACCTGGCCAGCCTGCCGGAGCTCGCCGATCCCGGCACACCCTGA
- a CDS encoding GAF and ANTAR domain-containing protein, translating to METPSPRGAVSRLRALCADATRELSAAGVGVSMKATDGGYGMAAASDPATERIEELQFTFGEGPCVDAFSSQRPVLIADLDGEAVRRWPVYTPAVRQAGIRAVFAFPLQVGAARLGVLDVFRTEVGPLSRGELGRAITFSDLAVATLLDGQGRVHGDDDIDEVIEHGAVVWQAQGMVMVMLGVTLAEALVRLRAYAYRTDRRLGEVAADIVAGRLHFDRDHS from the coding sequence ATGGAGACACCGTCACCTCGTGGCGCGGTGAGCCGCCTGCGGGCGCTCTGCGCGGACGCCACCCGGGAGCTGTCCGCCGCCGGCGTCGGCGTCAGCATGAAGGCCACCGACGGTGGGTACGGCATGGCGGCCGCCTCGGATCCGGCCACCGAACGCATCGAGGAGCTGCAGTTCACCTTCGGTGAGGGCCCGTGCGTCGACGCCTTCTCCTCGCAGCGCCCGGTGCTGATCGCCGATCTCGACGGCGAGGCGGTGCGGCGGTGGCCGGTCTACACCCCGGCCGTGCGGCAGGCCGGGATCCGTGCGGTGTTCGCGTTCCCGCTGCAGGTCGGCGCGGCCCGCCTCGGTGTCCTCGACGTGTTCCGCACCGAGGTCGGGCCGCTGTCCCGGGGCGAGCTCGGCCGGGCGATCACGTTCAGCGATCTCGCGGTGGCGACCCTGCTGGACGGGCAGGGCCGGGTCCACGGCGACGACGACATCGACGAGGTCATCGAGCACGGCGCGGTGGTGTGGCAGGCGCAGGGCATGGTGATGGTGATGCTGGGCGTCACCCTCGCCGAGGCGCTGGTTCGACTGCGCGCATACGCCTACCGCACCGACCGTCGCCTGGGCGAGGTGGCCGCGGACATCGTCGCCGGCCGGCTGCACTTCGATCGTGATCACTCGTGA
- a CDS encoding class I SAM-dependent methyltransferase, translating to MTETVRPYIPAMGRHWMLFLYEPFTRIAGLHRVHGELLDRAGVQPGERVLEIGCGPGDLLLQLGRRVPRVELVGIDPDPAALRRARRKSRRRRVEVRFERAYADELPFPDASFDRVLSSYMLHHLDPEPQVAAMREVRRVLRPGGELHVVDADGTPREGSNHHGHSRLAGHTPAHLVEVMTEAGLSGATGNGRGGGRRTLGHYVFLRATA from the coding sequence ATGACCGAGACTGTCCGGCCCTACATCCCGGCGATGGGGCGACACTGGATGCTGTTCCTCTACGAACCGTTCACCCGGATCGCCGGCCTGCACCGGGTGCACGGCGAGCTGCTCGACCGGGCCGGGGTCCAGCCCGGCGAGCGGGTGCTGGAGATCGGCTGCGGGCCCGGCGACCTGCTGCTGCAGCTCGGCCGGCGGGTGCCGCGGGTCGAGCTGGTCGGCATCGACCCGGACCCGGCCGCGCTGCGCAGGGCCCGGCGCAAGTCCCGGCGGCGGCGGGTCGAGGTCCGCTTCGAGCGGGCGTACGCCGACGAGCTGCCCTTCCCGGACGCGAGCTTCGACCGGGTCCTGTCCTCCTACATGCTGCACCACCTTGACCCGGAACCGCAGGTCGCGGCGATGCGGGAGGTCCGGCGGGTGCTCCGCCCCGGCGGTGAGCTGCACGTGGTCGACGCGGACGGCACCCCGCGCGAGGGCTCGAACCACCACGGGCATTCCCGGCTCGCGGGTCACACGCCCGCCCACCTCGTCGAGGTGATGACCGAGGCCGGCCTGTCCGGCGCGACCGGGAACGGCCGGGGCGGGGGCCGCCGGACCCTGGGCCACTACGTCTTCCTCCGCGCCACGGCCTGA
- a CDS encoding AraC family transcriptional regulator produces MPVAVYRRSPGTPPVAVARLPDVSLTPHPLPGPQTHTHDFLVLFYAHRAAGTFLIDDRKWSVADGDLFVIAPGQVLSFPVTTADVVTDGRAVFFPADVIRAGAYPSWRAHPLLFPFARGADRAQRLRIPPAERAGWLDRLTALEAELRARRTGYAEAALAHLTLLLVTVARLTGDVAGDLRSADEPLLAAVFDVIEQRFRDPISLSDVAAEVALTPGHLTTLVRRKTGRTVQQWLTERRMQEARRLLTETDLTVAAISRRVGHPDVSYFIKRFRAEHDATPAQWRRPTD; encoded by the coding sequence GTGCCGGTCGCGGTCTACCGGCGCTCCCCCGGCACCCCGCCGGTCGCCGTCGCGCGCCTGCCCGACGTGTCGCTGACCCCGCACCCGCTGCCCGGCCCGCAGACCCACACCCACGACTTCCTGGTCCTCTTCTACGCCCACCGGGCCGCCGGCACGTTCCTCATCGACGACCGGAAGTGGTCAGTCGCCGACGGGGACCTGTTCGTCATCGCGCCCGGCCAGGTGCTGTCGTTTCCGGTCACGACGGCCGACGTCGTCACGGACGGCCGGGCCGTCTTCTTCCCCGCCGACGTGATCCGCGCCGGGGCGTACCCGTCCTGGCGCGCCCACCCGCTGCTGTTCCCGTTCGCCCGCGGCGCCGACCGCGCCCAGCGCCTGCGCATCCCGCCGGCGGAGCGGGCCGGCTGGCTGGACCGGCTGACCGCGCTGGAGGCCGAGTTGCGGGCCAGGCGGACCGGTTACGCCGAGGCCGCGCTGGCCCACCTGACCCTGCTGCTGGTCACCGTCGCCCGGCTGACCGGCGACGTCGCCGGCGACCTGCGGTCGGCCGACGAGCCGCTGCTCGCTGCCGTCTTCGACGTCATCGAGCAGCGCTTCCGGGACCCCATCTCACTGTCCGACGTCGCCGCCGAGGTCGCCCTGACTCCAGGCCATCTGACCACTTTGGTACGGCGTAAGACCGGCCGCACGGTCCAGCAGTGGCTCACGGAGCGCCGCATGCAGGAGGCCCGCCGCCTGCTGACCGAGACCGATCTGACCGTGGCAGCGATCAGCCGCCGGGTCGGCCACCCGGACGTCAGCTACTTCATCAAGCGCTTCCGCGCCGAGCACGACGCCACCCCGGCCCAGTGGCGCCGCCCCACCGACTGA
- a CDS encoding acyltransferase: MSDVTVAATADVDSRAEIGAGTRVWHLAQIREGATLGANCNIGRGAYVGPGVTIGDNVKLQNHALVYEPARLADGVFIGPAAVLTNDEYPRSVTPDGKLKDGHDWVAVGVTIGEGAAIGARAVCVAPVTVGRWALVAAGAVVTKDVPDFALVVGVPARRIGWVGKAGKPLTAEGDGVWVCPETGASYVEAGGALTEALTEA; the protein is encoded by the coding sequence ATGTCCGATGTGACAGTGGCCGCGACGGCCGATGTGGACTCCCGTGCCGAGATCGGCGCCGGCACCCGGGTCTGGCACCTCGCCCAGATCCGCGAGGGCGCGACACTCGGTGCCAACTGCAACATCGGGCGCGGGGCGTACGTCGGCCCCGGCGTCACCATCGGCGACAACGTCAAGCTGCAGAACCACGCGCTGGTGTACGAGCCGGCCCGGCTCGCCGACGGGGTCTTCATCGGCCCGGCCGCGGTGCTGACCAACGACGAGTACCCGCGCTCGGTCACCCCGGACGGCAAGCTCAAGGACGGGCACGACTGGGTCGCGGTCGGTGTCACGATCGGCGAGGGCGCGGCGATCGGGGCCCGCGCGGTCTGCGTCGCCCCGGTGACCGTGGGCCGCTGGGCTCTCGTCGCGGCCGGTGCGGTCGTGACCAAGGACGTGCCGGACTTCGCGCTGGTCGTGGGCGTGCCCGCGCGCCGCATCGGCTGGGTCGGCAAGGCAGGCAAGCCGCTGACCGCCGAGGGCGACGGCGTCTGGGTGTGCCCGGAGACCGGCGCCTCGTACGTCGAGGCCGGCGGCGCGCTCACCGAGGCGCTCACCGAGGCGTGA
- a CDS encoding Gfo/Idh/MocA family protein, with protein MNASEPIGIAVIGAGYWGPNLVRNFQGSTQFRLRWLCDLDVERANRVLGGYSTVQVTADLEEVLADPSVHAVAIATPAGTHLKVALAALRAGKHVLVEKPLAATYEEGLQLVEEADERGLTLMCDHTYCYTPAVLRIRELLHSGELGELHFLDSVRINLGLVQKDIDVLWDLAPHDLSILDFVLPEGLTPVAVAAHGADGIGAGRACVAYLTLQLSNGAIAHIHVNWLSPVKIRTAIFGGSKRTLVWDDLNPSQRLAIYDRGVDVASPDELGDEQRRDILISYRSGDMVAPAIGEREALRTMVDEYARAITTKTPALTDGRSGLRVLELLQAASRSLAEGGTMIKLNEGHMA; from the coding sequence TTGAACGCGTCCGAGCCGATCGGGATCGCCGTCATCGGGGCCGGGTACTGGGGCCCCAACCTCGTCCGCAACTTCCAGGGGAGCACGCAGTTCCGACTGCGCTGGCTCTGCGACCTCGACGTCGAACGGGCCAACCGGGTCCTCGGCGGGTACTCCACCGTCCAGGTCACCGCCGACCTCGAGGAGGTGCTCGCCGACCCGTCCGTGCACGCCGTCGCGATCGCCACCCCGGCCGGCACCCACCTGAAGGTCGCCCTGGCCGCACTGCGCGCCGGCAAGCACGTGCTGGTCGAGAAGCCGCTCGCGGCCACCTACGAGGAGGGCCTGCAGCTGGTCGAGGAGGCCGACGAGCGCGGCCTGACCCTGATGTGCGACCACACGTACTGCTACACCCCCGCGGTGCTGCGCATCCGCGAGTTGCTGCACTCCGGCGAGCTGGGCGAACTGCACTTCCTGGATTCCGTACGGATCAATCTCGGTCTCGTGCAGAAGGACATCGACGTGCTGTGGGACCTGGCGCCGCACGACCTGTCGATCCTGGACTTCGTGCTGCCCGAGGGCCTCACCCCGGTCGCGGTCGCGGCGCACGGCGCGGACGGGATCGGGGCCGGCCGGGCCTGCGTCGCGTACCTCACGCTGCAGCTGAGCAACGGCGCGATCGCGCACATCCACGTCAACTGGCTGTCCCCGGTGAAGATCCGCACGGCGATCTTCGGCGGTTCGAAGCGGACCCTGGTCTGGGACGACCTGAACCCCAGCCAGCGGCTGGCCATCTATGACCGGGGCGTCGACGTGGCGTCCCCGGACGAGCTCGGCGACGAGCAGCGCCGGGACATCCTGATCTCGTACCGCTCCGGCGACATGGTCGCGCCGGCGATCGGCGAGCGGGAGGCGCTGCGCACCATGGTCGACGAGTACGCACGGGCGATCACCACCAAGACGCCCGCGCTCACCGACGGCCGCTCCGGCCTGCGGGTGCTGGAGCTGCTGCAGGCGGCCTCCCGTAGCCTCGCCGAGGGCGGCACGATGATCAAGCTCAACGAAGGGCACATGGCGTGA
- a CDS encoding NAD-dependent epimerase/dehydratase family protein, giving the protein MTAVSIEGARALVTGGAGTIGSHVVDELVRGGAAEIVVLDNFVRGRRDNLAWALANGPVELVEGDIRDVDLVRKVTEGKDLVFHLAAIRITQCAEEPRLANEVLVDGTFNVIEAAAEAGVKKLIASSSASVYGLAEEFPTTERHHPYNNDTFYGAAKAFNEATLRSFKAMKDLDYVALRYFNVYGPRMDIFGLYTEVLIRWMERIESGTPPLILGDGLQTMDFVHVADIARANILAAQADVTDQVFNIARGEETSLKELAAALSAVMKADLVPEHGPARAVNGVTRRLAETEHTAQAIGFRAEIGLHEGLEGLVDWWRSSK; this is encoded by the coding sequence GTGACGGCTGTATCGATCGAGGGCGCGCGCGCTCTGGTCACCGGCGGAGCGGGCACCATCGGCTCGCACGTGGTCGACGAACTCGTCCGCGGCGGCGCCGCCGAGATCGTCGTCCTGGACAACTTCGTCCGCGGCCGGCGGGACAACCTGGCCTGGGCGCTGGCGAACGGCCCGGTCGAGCTGGTCGAGGGCGACATCCGCGACGTCGACCTGGTCCGCAAGGTGACCGAGGGCAAGGACCTGGTGTTCCACCTGGCCGCGATCCGGATCACGCAGTGCGCCGAGGAGCCGCGGCTGGCCAACGAGGTGCTCGTCGACGGCACGTTCAACGTGATCGAGGCGGCCGCCGAGGCGGGCGTCAAGAAGCTGATCGCGTCGTCGTCGGCGTCGGTCTACGGCCTGGCCGAGGAGTTCCCGACCACCGAGCGTCACCACCCGTACAACAACGACACGTTCTACGGCGCGGCCAAGGCGTTCAACGAGGCCACCCTGCGCAGCTTCAAGGCCATGAAGGACCTGGACTACGTCGCCCTGCGGTACTTCAACGTGTACGGCCCGCGGATGGACATCTTCGGTCTCTACACCGAGGTGCTGATCCGCTGGATGGAGCGCATCGAGTCGGGCACCCCGCCGCTGATCCTCGGCGACGGCCTGCAGACGATGGACTTCGTGCACGTCGCCGACATCGCCCGGGCCAACATCCTGGCCGCCCAGGCGGACGTCACCGACCAGGTGTTCAACATCGCCCGCGGCGAGGAGACCAGCCTCAAGGAGCTGGCCGCCGCGCTCTCCGCGGTGATGAAGGCCGACCTGGTGCCCGAGCACGGCCCGGCCCGCGCGGTCAACGGGGTCACCCGCCGCCTGGCCGAGACCGAGCACACCGCGCAGGCGATCGGCTTCCGCGCCGAGATCGGCCTGCACGAGGGCTTGGAAGGGCTCGTCGACTGGTGGCGGTCCTCGAAGTGA
- a CDS encoding DegT/DnrJ/EryC1/StrS aminotransferase family protein encodes MSDLRKIPVMIPMLGEEEAQAAADAVRSGWVAQGPRVKQFEQEFAATVGAGHGVAVSSCTTGLHLSLVLLALQPGDEVIVPSLSFIATANAVRYVGATPIFADVDLATGNLTVETIDAVRTDRTRAIIAVHQGGVPFDTAGLRKAAADWGLALVEDAACAAGSTAYGQPAGTGAAIAAWSFHPRKVLTTGEGGMVTVDDAEVAVRLRRLREHGMNVSAADRHASSQPVLEAYLETAYNYRMTDIQAAVGLVQLGRLAGLVEQRRSLAANYQQLLSGIDGLVPVRDPAHGTTNYQSFWVLINEPYRTGRDDVLAELAKRGVSARRGIMASHLEPAYADVTPGPLPVTERITSDSLILPLHHKVTEDDQKYIVDILRELA; translated from the coding sequence GTGAGCGACCTCCGCAAGATCCCGGTGATGATCCCCATGCTCGGCGAGGAGGAGGCACAGGCCGCGGCCGATGCCGTCCGCTCCGGCTGGGTCGCCCAGGGTCCGCGGGTCAAGCAGTTCGAGCAGGAGTTCGCGGCCACGGTCGGCGCCGGCCACGGCGTCGCGGTCAGCTCCTGCACGACCGGCCTGCACCTGTCGCTGGTCCTGCTCGCCCTGCAGCCGGGCGACGAGGTCATCGTCCCGTCGCTGTCGTTCATCGCGACCGCGAACGCGGTCCGCTACGTCGGCGCGACGCCGATCTTCGCCGACGTCGACCTGGCCACCGGCAACCTGACCGTGGAGACGATCGACGCGGTCCGCACCGACCGGACCCGGGCGATCATCGCGGTGCACCAGGGCGGCGTGCCGTTCGACACGGCCGGCCTGCGCAAGGCCGCGGCGGACTGGGGCCTGGCGCTGGTCGAGGACGCCGCCTGCGCCGCCGGCTCGACCGCTTATGGTCAGCCGGCCGGCACCGGCGCCGCGATCGCCGCCTGGTCGTTCCACCCGCGCAAGGTGCTCACCACCGGCGAGGGTGGCATGGTCACCGTCGACGACGCCGAGGTCGCGGTGCGGCTGCGTCGGCTGCGCGAGCACGGCATGAACGTGTCCGCCGCTGATCGGCACGCCAGCTCCCAGCCGGTGCTCGAGGCGTACCTGGAGACGGCGTACAACTACCGGATGACCGACATCCAGGCCGCGGTCGGCCTGGTGCAGCTCGGCCGGCTGGCGGGCCTGGTCGAGCAGCGGCGGTCGCTGGCCGCCAACTATCAGCAGCTGCTGTCCGGCATCGACGGTCTGGTCCCGGTCCGGGACCCGGCCCACGGGACGACGAACTACCAGTCGTTCTGGGTGCTGATCAACGAGCCGTACCGGACCGGTCGCGACGACGTGCTGGCTGAGCTGGCCAAACGTGGCGTCTCGGCCCGGCGCGGGATCATGGCGTCCCACCTGGAGCCGGCCTACGCCGACGTCACGCCCGGGCCGCTGCCGGTCACCGAACGGATCACCAGCGACTCACTGATCCTCCCGCTGCACCACAAGGTGACCGAAGACGATCAGAAGTACATCGTCGACATCCTCCGCGAGCTGGCATAA
- a CDS encoding MBL fold metallo-hydrolase — MRLSKFTHACVRIEDGNRRLLIDPGIWTEPAAFEGVTDVLVTHEHDDHIDLERIGALLIDRELRIFAPSAVRELAVREGASGVADAITPVAPGDTFTADGFAVTAVGGEHAEVYEGLPGCANVGYLVEGVYHPGDSFFVPAQPVTTLLVPAAAPWFKLSEALDFVRAVAPERAFPIHDRMLSTDIGFDYFDAWMREKGNTDYDRIPNGEGVVFQVLG; from the coding sequence ATGCGGCTGAGCAAGTTCACCCATGCCTGTGTCCGGATCGAGGACGGGAATCGGCGGCTGCTGATCGACCCGGGCATCTGGACCGAGCCGGCGGCGTTCGAGGGTGTCACCGACGTGCTGGTCACCCACGAACACGACGACCACATCGACCTGGAGCGGATCGGCGCGCTGCTCATCGACCGGGAGCTGCGGATCTTCGCGCCGTCGGCGGTCCGGGAGCTGGCCGTGCGGGAAGGCGCGAGTGGGGTTGCCGACGCGATCACTCCGGTCGCTCCCGGTGACACCTTCACCGCCGACGGGTTCGCGGTGACGGCGGTCGGCGGGGAGCACGCCGAGGTCTACGAGGGCCTGCCCGGCTGTGCGAACGTCGGCTATCTGGTCGAGGGCGTCTACCACCCGGGAGACTCGTTCTTCGTCCCCGCGCAGCCGGTGACGACGCTGCTCGTGCCGGCCGCGGCGCCGTGGTTCAAGCTGAGCGAGGCGCTGGACTTCGTCCGCGCGGTGGCTCCGGAGCGGGCGTTCCCGATCCACGACCGGATGCTGTCGACCGACATCGGCTTCGACTACTTCGACGCCTGGATGCGGGAGAAGGGAAACACCGACTACGACCGCATCCCGAACGGCGAGGGCGTGGTTTTCCAGGTTTTGGGGTAA